CTGGCGCCTGCTCCCCGAGCTACCCCTCCCAAAGCCAGAGCACAGGCGCTCCTAACCGTGGCCAACATCTACTCCCGCTTGCTCATCACTCACTGCGCTCCCCAGGGCCTCTGAGCTCCCAGAGAGACCAGCGCGGCTCTAATACCCAACAGGCAGGCTGAAGCACAGACAGAGCCGGGCCTGGACAAGTCGGCAGCGCGCGATGGCTACCTTCCTTCTCACCAGCAGGCCCCAGGCAGTAACAGAAGGCTGGCACGTCCTGGAAAGGACCGGCCACAAAATGGCTCACGCGGCAACGCTCTGAGCCCCGCTGCACAGGCTCCTTAAGTTCCACAGGGCCCAGGGCAGCACATCACAGGTCGGAGACAGCTGAGGGACGGTCAGGGCATGGTTCCTCCGCACAGCTGCCTGTCACGTCTCCGGCCCTCTGCGGCCTGGCCAGCGCCACCTTCAAGGTGGCAGCACCCAGACGCAGGCCCAGCAAGCAGGAGACAGCCTGCTGGGCTGAGATGGGGGCCTCGTAGTGGAGGAAGGCCCTGCGCTGTGGCCCCTGCCACGTGAGCCTCTGGGGAACCGTGCCCAGTTCTTGGAGGGCTCTCTTCAGCTCACTCACTCGGGTGCCCCGCGGAAGGTTCCCGATGAAAACGGTGTTAGAAGGCCCATCCTCCCCCTGCCCGGAACAGGATTCTGGCTGCTGTGGGTCCTGGTGTCTTCTGACAGTACTCAGGGGAGGTGGCTGCTGGCTGCCGGTTCCCAGAAGGTGCCGGGGCTCGTCCTGAAGGGTGACATCtctcccagcctgcctctctcgGCAACGAAGGCTTCTGAGTATGGGGATTTTCCCCATCACCTCAGAGCTGATCTGAAAAAGCAAAGCAGTTCCAGCTGTTCTCCGTGTGTCTACACTCGGTCAGGAGGGAAGAGAACTCGGACCGCAcaggggcctctgccttcctcaggcAAGCAGTCTGCCTGCCACGCTGCACCACTGGTCCAACATGGCCCTCTGAGAAGCAAGACCCCTTGGCCTTAATCAGTCACTTTGACCCCACACCGCCCCAGCTTAAGTCAATCTGGGATCCCCAGAGCCACTCTGGACTCTCTCCTCTGGACTGTGCCTGACACGCCACGGCAGCTGGCAGAGGGAATGGTTTTCTTTATCCTCCTAGAGGCCCAGGAAGCAGGAAACCAAAGGCCTCCTATGCAGAAGGGACAGTAAGCGACGTTACTGGAAGGAGGCTCCCCGGCCACAAGGGGCAGTGCACCTGGTTGACCTCCAGAATAACGGGGGTTTCTGCCGCCTGCCCTGTCCTCCCAACTGATGCCTTGGGTGGGAAGGGTCTtcaacgagccacccaggcctcctccttctccccacctccactggAGGAGCATTTCTCAGGGACCAAGCCTCTCAAGGTGTCACTGGAAATGCAGAAACAAGGCAGATCTGAAATAGAACACCACGTTGGAAAATGCTTTCCAGCAACAGGTCATCTAGCTACCAGCTAACACTCCAAAAAACGTTACGTCTCGATGCATGGAATTCCTATACGAAGGAAATGTTGGCTTTTTGGGAACCTGCAACAAATGAGGCGGTAGAAGAACCTCAAAACATGAGGTGGTTCCTGGTCCTTGAGAACTGGGATTGACAAGTGGGGCCTGCGTGCACAGGGACTGCCCGGACCCAGCTTGCAGTGTGCAGGCTGACGGTCCCAGCCCGGTGCAGCCGCCGTACATGGCATGGCCCTGTGTGTTAGGCTGAACCAGGAGAGTGGAGCCCGGGCAGAACCGGTCTTCTGTCACTTGAGGAATCGCATGGCAGAAAAGACACAGCAACACACCATTTTAGTCCTTCTTAGCAATCCTCATTTTTCAGAGATGCTTTCTGCCCTTCATTAGGGCACAAACTCTATGAATGGCCAATTACTAAGAGGCGGGCAATGGTCCAAACACCGGACTTCCCACAAACATGGCTACGTCAGAATACAGATCAGCACAGGAGTTAGACAGGTGAAACTTCCGTCTAAAAACAAAGAGCTTAACGAATAACAGGGTTCTTGTTCTCTGCACCATCTGTAACTGGAGTAATGGTTCTTACCCTTGCCAGAGAGTCAGAGACCTCTGCAGAAGCTCCGGCTCGTCCCCGGGAGCGAGTCCCCAGCAATTCTGGGTGCAATTTCCCGAACTCTGCTCAGAGATCCCCAAACCACAAGAGGCACACAGGCCCCAAGTGAAAGATCAGTGATTCagaggaagagccagagaaaCTTAAACACCTAAAAACAGTCGATTCCAGTACCTTCTCACAAATGTTAAGGCTCCTGATCCTCATTAATACAGTACCTGGTTCTCTCTCCTAGCACTAAGTGGACGACCCTCTCCACCTTATCACAGCCTTCCCCCCCTGGCTCCGAGCCCTCTCCAAATGGACAGTGCCCCTGCTCCCAGCACGGCCATGTCAGAAGCCTCTGAAGGTGGCACTTGTCTACTGGGGTCTTCAGAGTAGCACACAGATGCCCAGATGCCAAGGACTGGTCAAAGAAAGACCTACTCCTTCTAATGTTCCCCATTATTGAGACGCAGAGAAACGAACAGAAACCATGTCTCCACCATGGAAATGTGCAGGAGATGTAACAACTCTTTGCTAAGCAAAAGGAAGTTTTCTTCCACTTGACTCTCTGCAATTCTTTTGAACTGACTCATCCAAAGATGACTAAGCTCACGGGCCAGTACCCTGAGAGGCTCTGGTCCCAAAGAATCCTAAAAATGACCTAAGTCTAGCCAAACAATCTCCAGCCCACACCCCAATTCCACCTTCTTCAAGAGTTCAGATTCCTGTGTCCTTTCAGAGTTATTTCAAAACAGATTTAAACTGGTCATAattagattcttttttgttttaagtaagctccatgcccaacatggagcccagctccgggctccaactcacaaccctgagattaagacctgagctgagacctaGAAtggaatgcttaactgactaagccatccggCTGCCCCTAAAATGGTCATAATGAGATTCTTAAGGATGTCTTAAGTTACTAGGATCTAGTAATTAGAAAGGATGATCAAATTTAAAATTGCCATTACAATCAGAGGAAAGGTGACTACATTCTCTTACGGAAAAACGGAATGTCCCTCCACTGTGACACCAGCAGGCAAGAGCAGCAAGGCCAAAACCCTGGCAGACGCCACGCCTCCTCCGGTCCCCACCCGCAGCTCTCTTGCCTGGGTGACCGCCCTAAGTACTAAAACTCCCATGTGTTTCTGCCTGGTGGAACCACGGGGCTCCCTCGGGCCAAAGCTAGTGTTCTCAGGAAACCCAGCCCAGGGGGCAAGGCTCCACACTCTCCCAGCAGACATCTACCGCGTGGCGTGGGGAGCAAAAATACGTCCTTCTCTGCACAGCACAGGCGGCTACTCTATCCCGAGCTGGCCCACGGACAAACTGTAATCAGCTGAACAACAAAACGATTTAACCATGCACAGATTATGAACTAAGTCTACAGCAccgccacacacacacgcacacacagactcATCTTTAGAAATGGAAATGGCCAAATGCGTCACTTTTACGTAAAACTGCTCATCTCAAGAGCAGGATGTTTTCTGGGTAAGGAATGACAAAGCTTAATGTCAGCTCATGCTTCTGTGCCCACAAGTTCTAAATGGAAAAACCTCCCTGTCCACAAGGTGGCTTTCGCCACTTTCCCAGCTGTTTGCCATGTCTGTGCTCTCTGCAGAGTGGCTGGGGCCGACGCCGCTCCCTCCGCTGACACAGAGGCCTCTGTGCCCCAACTGAACGGGCTGGCTTCACGCTCAGGACGGCCCACGGCAGGGCCGCGCTGTTTTTCCTGGCTAGCAATTAGGAACATTTGTTACCTTCTGTAAGTGTGCCCTGTGAAATGAAAGATCCTGCCTGTTAATCAAACATAAAAGAACTACTTCTGCTTTTCTGTAACTATTCCATTCCATAGTAACAgatgaaatatgattttttaatatgctACAACCACGCTTCTCTTACACTTACagatgtcatttataaatatacattctctttaaagattaaatgaaaaatcCTATTCCCTGGAAATACAAGCTAACTGCAGTACACAGCAGGAATCTCACTCTCAAGGCACCCGTGGCCAACCCAGGATGAGACTCCGGCCCTAATCTTGCCTCCACTACCCACCGGCTTCATAATCTTGAACCTGTTGCCTTTCCTGGCTCTCGCTTTACTTGACCAGAAGATTCAGAGACTGGGAGGGATGATATCTAGAATCCCTATCATTCTAAAATGTCAGGACATGCTTGAGCAGCTGCCGGCAAAAAACCAGGAACACCGTTAGTATTTCTAATGTGAAACAGAACTTTCACCAAAATTATTAGTTGTCTTGCGTGAGACTAGTGCTTATCATTCACTGAGTGAAAATGCTCTTAGATCCAGCACTTTCAAATGACCAAGGCGAAATCATTCTCTAGAGTAAGCCTGCAGGAGAGCCACTGAACGCACCGTCATCCAGATGCCATTCAAGCCTGGGCAGCATGTGTTTGCTTTCCAGTTAGAGCATCTCTTAATGACAACAGGACTCATTTAAGACAACTTTTTGCACATAGTTGGTCACACGTGTCACTTACTAAAAAGCCCCTATGACATTAGTCCTTTAGAATTATGCTTCGACTGTGGTGCTGAAGGACCAGCAGGGCAATGACCACACACCACCATTGCTTCAGACCATGCGCACCATCAGGGCGATGGTTCTATTGGAAGTGGCCATGGAAGTTACTAAGAAGAactgtttaggggcgcctgggtggctcagtgggttaagcctctgccttccgctcgggtcacgatcccagggtcctgggatcgagccccacatggggctctctgctcagcagggagcctgcttcctcctctctctctgcctgcctctctgcctacctgtgatcgctgtctgtcaaataaacaaataaaatcttaaaagaaagaaaaagaaaaaccctttaCTTCCTGGTATACATGATGACTTCAAAACCTTTGTCACCACAAGACACCAGCTTCCAGCTGCAAACGCCAGCTCCTGCCTGCCTGATGCTCTCCAGAGGGCAGGGGCAGCATAACAGACAGGCCCACTGGAGCAGTAAGGTCCCCTCCTGCTGGGCCAGCTCAGGGCCAAGTGTGGGACGAGTTCATGCCCGGCAGCTCGAGGCTCAGTTCCACACCAAGTGTCAGCCACGGGGGACGAGCAGCCTGCGCAGCCCACCTCACACTCAGGCATGGGCCTGGCACACGCAGCTTGGATAGTCCTATGTCACCGCCATGCACGAGCCCATGACTTCTAAGAGCTGGTACACGTTTAACCATCTTCCATCCTGGCTTCTCGTTTTTACCAGTTAGGAGTATGCAGAGAACAGAGGCTCCTTGTGGAACCCGACGCAAACACGCCTGGGTGGAAGGCTGCCCTTGGGGAATGGTTTCAAATGTCCTGCTTTCCTACTGACTAGTGTTGACTactaaaaagtattctttttgtgggaaatttagaaaacaatgaaaagaaatctgaaatccCAGCTTGCAGAGAGAACTGCTGTTAATGTTCGGATACACTTCACCTGCTTGttcttttggtggggggagggatataGGGACAGGGGAGAGAATCCCAGCAAGCGCCACCCCACCAGCAAGCGCCACCCCGGAACACAGCCCAGGGGACCTCCATCCCATCACTCTGcggtcctgacctgagctgaaatcaagaggcgatgcttaactgactgagccaccctggcacccctccaTCATTTCTCTATACATGTTTTAGCATAacgaatataaaataatataccaaAACACGTATAAATTCATACTCTGTGGTTTTTCCACTTAGTATTTATTATACCATCAATGCTTTCTCATGCCATTTAATACTCTCAAAAAAGGCTCTCTGCACTTAAACTATCGGGTCAGAACACTTTCAGGCATCACATTATGCTGGGTACTCATGTATCTCTTAtctaaatttttaagtatttctctaGGACAGCTTCCTAGAGGTTCAATTATTGGGTCAAAACCAGCATATCTTTTCAAACAGAAGTATCAGCCGCTCTAGCTTGCTGGCCCAGGTGTGGGTAGGCGTCAGCTCACCTCTGGCTGTCATTTCCAGACAACAATGCTGCTATACGGGCTCGGAGAGCAAGCATCAAGGTCCGAGAATGGCCATTTCTCAGAGGTCCTTTGTCCAAGCCCTTTTCCTCAAGGCATCTGTTGTTCTCAACAAGCCAATCACCAGGGCCTGGTGACCACGTGGGAAAGTCCCTCCCCACGGCGGTGGGTGCCCCAAGTCACTTCTCTGAGTCTGCACACAAAGGAATGAACCTGCCAGAACCCCACTTCCTGAACCCCACTTCCTCAGAGAGTAACTGAGGAAGGCAGACATCCAGGTTTTGGTCAGTGGTGCCCCACTGCTCTCCTCTGTAATCAGTGATGGTACCTCTTCCACTTACTGTGGGGAGCAAGGGGGTTGGGAAGCCATCCTTCCATCTGTGGCCTTGGTGGCAAGGAACAGTCTCAGGGGTGCCCTGGCTCTCTCGGAGCTGCGGCCACACCCCGCTGCTCGACCACATCTCCAGGGAATTCTTGAAGCAAGTCTTACACCTTCTCCCTGCCTCATTCTAGCTCAGCAGAAAGCAGTAAAAGAGGTATGGGGCTCGGCTGTCCAGAGGCTCAGCCCAGTGGGGCCATGTGAGGGGACCGCAGTGTGAGGGAAAGCCCGGGGCCTTGCCCACGCAGACGGCTCCATCCTGCCGCTGCCTTCCAGGAGCTCGTGTGGGTCCGGCAGGCAGCCAGGCTCCCAAGCAGGTGCTTCGCTGCTCCGCCGTGACTCCCGACACCTCACAGACCTGGAACTGACTGACCGCGGGGAGCTGCTGGAAGCTGGCTGCGAGGACTTGGGCCACCGTCAGTGGACTCCTGCCAGAGCTGAGGGATGCAGGCCAATGGCCTCTGAGCCACTGCAGATCACCTTCCACATGGCTGTCGACAAGCGGGGACATCGGGTTACTGTCCCAGAGACATAGCGACTGCCTGGGCTGGAAGTGCTGCCCAGAGGGTTAAGACCCAACCCACGGCCAGGTCTCTCACACCATGCACCAGCCTGGCAGAGATCCTGGGGAAAGCGCTTCCTGTTGCCAGGGCAGCCCTGCTGACCTGCTGGATTGGAGCGGGGAGCGGAGCTCAGGGAGCGCTAGGTTCTCAAGTGGGACAGTCATGTGGCCTTGTAGCTCAGACATGGCCAAGTCCCCCAGAGCTCTACAGGTCACCCAGTGCACAGCAGACGGCTCACCCAAAGGAAAGGAGGACCCCGCATGAACAGAGCAGACACACCTTCTGGAAGgaaagtctttttctccctcactgAGAGGCAGTAAAGGGCACACGGTGACAACACAGTGCCATGGAGACACGGGCAAGGCCCCACCTTGGCTCAGTAAACCACTCAGAGGGTAACCAAGGATTCTGCCCGCAGCGACAGTGTCCAGGGACATTTCTCACACTTACCTACTTGCATGTCACACCTGTGATGGCCCCAACAGCAAAAATGGCCAAGTTCAGCAGGCACTTTGCAGGTACAACCTGTGAGGTCAGCACTGACAACACCCCACCTCACAGATAATCTAACAAACGGGGGGCTTGCAGAGGGTGTTCCAAGGTCACAGATAAAGTGACTGAGACGTGTTGCTGCGGCTTCTAAGCTCACTCTAAACCACTGATCACCTGGTCCCCATCTTTAAAACCACAAGGCACAAGCAGAGAAAAGCAGGTGGTGGGCCAAGGAAGCTATCTGTTGGAAGTAGCTACAGCCGACAGCGGAATCGATAGCAGCCTGGTCCCCACACGGGGACACCATGCACATCCCTGAGAATGTGGGACAAAGGCCAGGGAGTCAAGCGCTGCACAACCTTTGTGTAGtaggaacgagttaaaaatatatcacattcCGTGTGTGTTTCACAGCCCTCATCTGAGGCATCTACAGTGTTTAGAAGGAACAGTGATGCCATATGTTCCAACGAAATACACAAGAAGCAAATTCTGGGACTCTAATACCTACACAATGATGTCTATGGGTAGAAAACCACAGAAGAATACGTCAATGCTATCAAGACTCCATACAAAAGAGTACCATAGCCCGGCACCGAactgcccccgcccctccccagatCTTCGGTGGAATCCAGGGATGGTTTTCCCAGTCTCGAGGAAAACTCGCTCTGGCTGCACACACAGCAAGGCCGGAACAGAAGCCCCAGGGGCCGGAGAAAGTCGCTGCTTTCCCATGATTCATGCAAAAGGAGGCCCAgggttggaagaacaaagaacccaggaccccaagatgagaaatgagaaaattttaaaagtttgtaatTCTTGCCTAGGCCTCACTAGCAATGAGGTGTTCCAGGAAAAGGATGAGACGGTTGGCATGGCAACAAACAGCGCGGGCCCCGAGAGGCTGCACACAGGGTGACCAGCCGTGTCGTTGGTCCCTCCGGTTCATGTGGTTTCCTCTCACACACGAGTCTCCTCACCTGACATGACCTATAAGATCAtctgttgctgttttttgttaaaattagCGGGATGTAACCATGGCTATTCCCCAAAGCAgcacatctttctctctcttcctggagaGACCACACGACGTCTTCCTAAGGTGAGCTACAGTCGGCCCTCGTGTATGAAGTGCTGGCCCCTGAGGAACCTGCAGCCTCACTGCGACTAGCCCCTTGTGTGGCTTCCCCAAACCTGTCCTCTCAGCTGTGAGCAAATGTCACTTCGCTCCTCTGACCGGTGGAGCAGCCTCCACCTGGAAGCTGTGGACCCAAATTCCAAGGTGAACCCAACTTCTGAAAGACACCAAGGGGCATGTGAATATTCACACAGGGTGCCACTGCCTTCCCCCGGACACTCGCCTGCACTCAGAGAGACCCGTCCCTTCGCTTCTAGGCCACGCACGCTCCTCCTCTGCTTTTCTCGGGACTAACCTAGAAGGGGCACAGGCCCCAGGCAGCCCAAAACCACCTGCCTGTGGCATCTGTGGGAAAGGCCCACTGTGCCGTGGTGTTTCACTTTGTTGCCCATCTCAGAGGTGTATGTGACTGGTTTTCCATGGCCAAGGGAAGGCTCTTTTCCAGCTCTGATGATTGGGGTTGAAGGAACGGAAGACACGAGCAACAGCTTCAATCCAGATGAAGCACGACTCTCCGTTTCCCACAGGTGGGCCTCTGCGACAGGACTCCCTCTGTAGACTACTGTCACGCATGCTTGTAACTGTTCCGCAGATGAAGTCACAAAGGTACCGGGTTACGGAGGCTGTGGGTACTGCCCGGCGACCCAGGTCACGGCAAGACAAGCTGGACTTAGAATGGGAAAGCTGATTAGACAGCAGGTTGCCGTGGCCAGGATGGCGGGACACAGCTCTCAGAGGTGAAACCCGCTGGCCAGTAGTGTGTCATGGCACTGGTCCTGAGTGGACTGTTCCTTCTGCCATCGAGAACTGCTGTCTTGCCACAGGAGACCTGGAACCTGGCTGCTTATCAGAATCCCACAGGTTTGCAAAGGAGATTCTTGGGCCCATGTCTGGAGACTATGATGCAGGAGCTGAGTTTTCAAAAGCTTACGGGTGATTCTAATGCACAGACATGCTGGGCCTAGGGACAGCTGCCAAAGAATACCACACAAGAGGAGACGCCTCCGAGCTATAGGCCACTGCTGGCCCCAGGACCCACCTTGGACCATATGATTCCCGTCGGCTTTGGGCGCTCACACCCCGTGGCAATGACTCTCGTCGGAGTGAGAATGTAGTCCACTGTTAGGTCGTGGTCCTCGAGCAGCGCTTCAGGTATGTCGACGACCTGGTCAGACAGAAGTGGGTGAGGGAGCTAACGGGGAATGTGGATCCTGTGCTCACTGCGCCGCACGGCAGAAGCGCAGGGCTCAGCAGCCTCACGGGGTAAGGCTTCACTGCCAGACAGCGCCAGCTCTGCCAATACCACCAGTCCCAGCAGACGTGGAATGAAGGCAGACACCAGTCTgtccctgtgtgtctgtctcctcccctccccgcccgctCTCTCGGGGGTATGGCAGTAGCTCCGCTTCGCCTGTCCATGGGCAGCACCTGGC
The DNA window shown above is from Mustela nigripes isolate SB6536 chromosome 17, MUSNIG.SB6536, whole genome shotgun sequence and carries:
- the MTHFSD gene encoding methenyltetrahydrofolate synthase domain-containing protein isoform X5, which translates into the protein MESQNLADFPRPVHHRIPNFKGSYLACQNIRELEVFARAQEVKVDPDKPLEGVRLLALQSKKTLLVPTPRLRTGLFNKITPPPGATKDILRKCATSQGVRSYSTPVGLDSRVLVDLVVVGSVAVSEKGWRIGKGEGYADLEYAMMVSMGAVSQGTPVVTIVHDCQVVDIPEALLEDHDLTVDYILTPTRVIATGCERPKPTGIIWSKISSEVMGKIPILRSLRCRERQAGRDVTLQDEPRHLLGTGSQQPPPLSTVRRHQDPQQPESCSGQGEDGPSNTVFIGNLPRGTRVSELKRALQELGTVPQRLTWQGPQRRAFLHYEAPISAQQAVSCLLGLRLGAATLKVALARPQRAGDVTGSCAEEPCPDRPSAVSDL
- the MTHFSD gene encoding methenyltetrahydrofolate synthase domain-containing protein isoform X4, with product MALKPGVSKQDIRQQIWDYMESQNLADFPRPVHHRIPNFKGSYLACQNIRELEVFARAQEVKVDPDKPLEGVRLLALQSKKTLLVPTPRLRTGLFNKITPPPGATKDILRKCATSQGVRSYSTPVGLDSRVLVDLVVVGSVAVSEKGWRIGKGEGYADLEYAMMVSMGAVSQGTPVVTIVHDCQVVDIPEALLEDHDLTVDYILTPTRVIATGCERPKPTGIIWSKISSEVMGKIPILRSLRCRERQAGRDVTLQDEPRHLLGTGSQQPPPLSTVRRHQDPQQPESCSGQGEDGPSNTVFIGNLPRGTRVSELKRALQELGTVPQRLTWQGPQRRAFLHYEAPISAQQAVSCLLGLRLGAATLKVALARPQRAGDVTGSCAEEPCPDRPSAVSDL
- the MTHFSD gene encoding methenyltetrahydrofolate synthase domain-containing protein isoform X1, producing MSSRGVPCLTLLIAGRATSLYEDSSSVSKQDIRQQIWDYMESQNLADFPRPVHHRIPNFKGSYLACQNIRELEVFARAQEVKVDPDKPLEGVRLLALQSKKTLLVPTPRLRTGLFNKITPPPGATKDILRKCATSQGVRSYSTPVGLDSRVLVDLVVVGSVAVSEKGWRIGKGEGYADLEYAMMVSMGAVSQGTPVVTIVHDCQVVDIPEALLEDHDLTVDYILTPTRVIATGCERPKPTGIIWSKISSEVMGKIPILRSLRCRERQAGRDVTLQDEPRHLLGTGSQQPPPLSTVRRHQDPQQPESCSGQGEDGPSNTVFIGNLPRGTRVSELKRALQELGTVPQRLTWQGPQRRAFLHYEAPISAQQAVSCLLGLRLGAATLKVALARPQRAGDVTGSCAEEPCPDRPSAVSDL
- the MTHFSD gene encoding methenyltetrahydrofolate synthase domain-containing protein isoform X3 is translated as MKTAQVGVSKQDIRQQIWDYMESQNLADFPRPVHHRIPNFKGSYLACQNIRELEVFARAQEVKVDPDKPLEGVRLLALQSKKTLLVPTPRLRTGLFNKITPPPGATKDILRKCATSQGVRSYSTPVGLDSRVLVDLVVVGSVAVSEKGWRIGKGEGYADLEYAMMVSMGAVSQGTPVVTIVHDCQVVDIPEALLEDHDLTVDYILTPTRVIATGCERPKPTGIIWSKISSEVMGKIPILRSLRCRERQAGRDVTLQDEPRHLLGTGSQQPPPLSTVRRHQDPQQPESCSGQGEDGPSNTVFIGNLPRGTRVSELKRALQELGTVPQRLTWQGPQRRAFLHYEAPISAQQAVSCLLGLRLGAATLKVALARPQRAGDVTGSCAEEPCPDRPSAVSDL
- the MTHFSD gene encoding methenyltetrahydrofolate synthase domain-containing protein isoform X2; its protein translation is MSSRGVPCLTLLIAGRATSLYEDSSSVSKQDIRQQIWDYMESQNLADFPRPVHHRIPNFKGASRAAEHFPRLQAFKVARTIKVNPDAPQTNARFFVLDSKKTLLVPTPRLRTGLFNKITPPPGATKDILRKCATSQGVRSYSTPVGLDSRVLVDLVVVGSVAVSEKGWRIGKGEGYADLEYAMMVSMGAVSQGTPVVTIVHDCQVVDIPEALLEDHDLTVDYILTPTRVIATGCERPKPTGIIWSKISSEVMGKIPILRSLRCRERQAGRDVTLQDEPRHLLGTGSQQPPPLSTVRRHQDPQQPESCSGQGEDGPSNTVFIGNLPRGTRVSELKRALQELGTVPQRLTWQGPQRRAFLHYEAPISAQQAVSCLLGLRLGAATLKVALARPQRAGDVTGSCAEEPCPDRPSAVSDL